A genome region from Euphorbia lathyris chromosome 4, ddEupLath1.1, whole genome shotgun sequence includes the following:
- the LOC136225838 gene encoding uncharacterized protein, with the protein MGMMKRASYIKAKYEELTMIRLYRLLEEDMGIEKFALDPYMKYIIEGVLQWWADENSESSDREIDEDNEDKDEVKPNDKISEKEMVQNYEDSKKRKMLEKEIKASDKKQSKHVEEETNDNKSAEGIEKASDKIKHVPENKCEVKLMKELKETSSSEGLSSNASEKEIKEVKKRKEGVKELEGINMNNIVSTSRRRCTTTKPKIPVASDNSDVDGTDEDDWEDDDDEEEEENDRDNNVDGGILSEEVDNNEFRRKRWR; encoded by the coding sequence ATGGGCATGATGAAGAGAGCTTCCTATATCAAAGCCAAGTATGAGGAACTTACAATGATTCGTCTTTATCGACTTTTAGAGGAAGATATGGGAATTGAGAAATTTGCACTTGATCCATACATGAAATATATAATAGAAGGCGTATTGCAATGGTGGGCTGATGAGAATTCAGAGTCTTCAGACAGAGAGATTGATGAGGACAACGAAGATAAAGATGAAGTAaaaccaaatgataaaattagtGAAAAGGAAATGGTGCAAAATTATGAAGATTCTAAAAAGAGGAAGATGCttgaaaaagaaatcaaagcatcagacaagaagcaaagcaagcaTGTGGAAGAAGAAACaaatgacaacaaaagtgcagaAGGTATTGAGAAAGCCTCTGATAAAATCAAGCATGTACCCGAGAACAAATGTGAGGTCAAGCTAATGAAGGAATTGAAGGAGACATCTTCCAGTGAAGGATTGTCATCAAACGCATCTGAAAAGGAAATCAAGGAAgttaaaaagagaaaggaaggagtGAAAGAGCTCGAGGGCATTAACATGAATAATATTGTGTCAACTTCACGTAGAAGGTGCACTACAACAAAACCCAAAATACCAGTTGCCAGTGATAATAGTGATGTTGATGGTACTGACGAAGATGATTGGGAAGACGacgatgatgaggaagaagaagaaaatgatagAGATAATAATGTGGATGGTGGAATACTCAGTGAAGAGGTCGATAACAATGAATTTCGAAGAAAACGTTGGAGATAA
- the LOC136225837 gene encoding probable disease resistance protein At1g61310 isoform X2, with protein sequence MSCLLESAGGTALSIAANYVEKGVKAIVKQCCYMCCFKQLQKELNEGKSALTAVQQDLEHKLEQEKKNTKVANKTVEKWSKDTKQAMDDVDVLQTAMKQDPRCLNNSCPNWFWRYSRGKEADGLITTLKNLKDEHGKLPQELTHEPNLPNIGFVQSDVFMPSKASESALAQIMTALVTDGVNIIGLHGMPGAGKTTLAKQVQKEATKKELFDEYLIVIVSEKPDMSRIQNQLAELLQLVFDETSSMQQKASRLMLRLQDDKTKLLVLDDVWGELNLSEIGIPPVHELKNCKILLTTRRKPACEAMGCQNRILLDILKKDEAWCLFKSAANLNDDSLADEAKKVAKACGGLPLAIMSVGKALRGKTEKGTWRVAYKKLREGEIEDI encoded by the coding sequence ATGTCATGTCTTCTAGAATCAGCTGGGGGGACGGCTCTCTCCATTGCTGCAAATTATGTGGAAAAGGGAGTGAAAGCAATCGTAAAACAATGTTGCTACATGTGCTGTTTTAAGCAACTTCAGAAAGAGCTGAATGAAGGAAAAAGTGCACTTACTGCAGTTCAACAAGATTTGGAGCACAAGCTTGAGCAGGAGAAAAAGAATACAAAGGTAGCCAATAAAACTGTAGAAAAGTGGTCCAAAGACACAAAGCAAGCGATGGATGATGTTGATGTTCTACAAACTGCAATGAAACAAGATCCGCGTTGCTTGAATAATTCGTGTCCAAATTGGTTCTGGCGATACAGTAGAGGTAAAGAAGCTGATGGATTGATAACAACCCTCAAGAATCTGAAAGATGAGCATGGGAAATTACCCCAAGAGCTTACACATGAACCTAATCTCCCAAATATCGGATTTGTCCAATCCGATGTTTTCATGCCCTCTAAAGCTTCAGAATCCGCTCTTGCTCAAATCATGACTGCACTAGTAACTGATGGTGTCAATATAATCGGACTGCATGGGATGCCTGGTGCGGGGAAAACAACCTTGGCAAAACAAGTACAAAAAGAAGCTACGAAAAAGGAGCTTTTTGATGAATATTTGATAGTAATTGTATCAGAGAAACCAGACATGAGTCGCATTCAAAATCAACTAGCTGAGCTGCTGCAACTGGTTTTTGATGAGACGAGCAGTATGCAACAAAAGGCAAGCAGACTAATGTTGCGGCTGCAGGATGACAAGACGAAGCTTTTAGTGCTTGACGATGTTTGGGGAGAGCTCAATCTAAGTGAAATCGGAATCCCACCTGTTCATGAACTCAAGAACTGCAAAATTTTGCTAACAACACGTAGAAAACCAGCTTGCGAGGCTATGGGATGTCAAAATAGGATTCTACTTGATATCTTGAAAAAAGATGAAGCATGGTGTTTGTTTAAAAGTGCTGCCAATTTAAATGATGATTCCTTGGCAGATGAGGCGAAAAAGGTAGCAAAAGCATGTGGGGGCTTACCTCTGGCAATCATGTCAGTAGGAAAGGCTCTCAGAGGTAAAACTGAAAAGGGTACATGGCGAGTAGCGTATAAGAAGCTCCGAGAAGGTGAAATTGAAGACATTTGA
- the LOC136225837 gene encoding disease resistance protein At4g27190-like isoform X1, whose translation MCALFPEDYAVFVPQLASYAFQLGFCQNSLQTGVQDLQGELSEEVDELRNSHLLQESEMLTGAYTMHDLVRDIILRIGRRYSVVGEPRTTGFKQESLQLRTYVEAHVRNDGFTNSPNESLTPNVHITEFTQSGELILYQSAESALVRIVEALQTDSVNVIGLHGMPGVGKTSLAKHTSDQALKLKLFDECVFIHVSRYPVIGAIQNQVAVQLQVGFEVESSVQQRACKLMQRLQDEKKKLLVLDDVWRELALDSIGIPSAVGLKILLTTPRISVCEAMNCQRKILLDPLTINEERSISETIRNSPLQDSYKFEAYKIIEQVKCLPIAFKVKRLIECENGSESELLQSIVSELGVIYQSQGNTHSQLSNEGHRCLLLCSFLATEHNEICIEELGRYASILGMYQPAQSIKDTMPQVLKAIDELKDYHFLLPVVRTTGGARQHLQTLFFGTAPLRVDVQHIKLHAAACDIALRSFF comes from the coding sequence ATGTGTGCTTTGTTCCCAGAAGATTACGCAGTTTTTGTCCCGCAACTAGCTAGCTACGCATTCCAATTGGGGTTCTGTCAAAACTCTTTGCAAACTGGTGTTCAAGACCTACAGGGAGAATTATCTGAGGAAGTTGATGAGCTGAGAAATTCCCATTTGTTGCAAGAATCTGAAATGCTGACAGGTGCTTATACGATGCATGATTTGGTTCGTGATATTATTTTAAGGATCGGGAGAAGATATTCAGTGGTCGGAGAGCCTAGAACTACAGGATTCAAACAGGAGAGTCTACAATTGCGAACATATGTAGAGGCACATGTTAGAAATGATGGATTCACCAATTCTCCAAACGAATCTCTTACACCTAATGTTCATATTACAGAATTCACTCAATCTGGAGAACTTATACTCTATCAATCAGCAGAATCAGCTCTAGTCCGCATTGTGGAAGCATTACAGACTGATAGTGTCAACGTGATTGGACTACACGGGATGCCAGGAGTAGGCAAAACCTCTTTGGCAAAGCATACATCAGATCAAGCTTTAAAACTGAAGCTATTCGATGAATGTGTTTTCATACATGTGAGTCGCTATCCAGTCATCGGAGCTATTCAAAACCAAGTTGCAGTCCAGCTGCAAGTTGGTTTCGAGGTGGAAAGTAGCGTGCAACAGAGAGCATGCAAATTGATGCAGAGACTACAGGATGAGAAGAAGAAGCTTTTAGTGCTAGATGATGTTTGGAGAGAACTTGCTTTGGATTCGATTGGAATCCCATCCGCTGTTGGTCTCAAAATTCTGTTAACAACGCCTAGAATATCAGTTTGTGAGGCTATGAACTGTCAAAGGAAGATTCTTCTTGATCCCTTAACCATAAACGAAGAGAGGTCTATCAGCGAGACGATAAGGAACAGTCCACTTCAAGACTCCTACAAATTTGAGGCATACAAGATCATAGAACAAGTTAAGTGTCTTCCTATAGCATTTAAGGTAAAAAGGCTAATTGAATGTGAAAACGGTTCCGAATCTGAGCTTCTGCAATCTATTGTGTCTGAACTTGGTGTCATTTATCAAAGTCAGGGGAACACTCATAGCCAATTGTCCAACGAGGGACATAGATGCTTGCTATTGTGCTCTTTTTTGGCAACAGAACATAATGAAATTTGCATAGAGGAGTTGGGTAGATATGCCTCTATATTGGGCATGTACCAACCAGCTCAATCAATTAAAGACACAATGCCACAAGTCCTGAAGGCCATTGATGAACTTAAAGATTACCATTTCTTGTTACCAGTAGTTAGAACCACTGGCGGAGCCAGGCAACATCTCCAGACCCTCTTTTTTGGCACTGCTCCATTAAGAGTAGACGTCCAACATATTAAATTGCACGCTGCAGCTTGTGACATTGCACTACGATCTTTTTTCTAG